One genomic region from Streptomyces sp. NBC_01431 encodes:
- a CDS encoding UDP-N-acetylglucosamine--N-acetylmuramyl-(pentapeptide) pyrophosphoryl-undecaprenol N-acetylglucosamine transferase, translating to MRTPLSVVIGAGGTGGHIYPGLALAEALRRAVPDAVISFVGTTRGLEGELIPGAGYHLHTVDMIPFDPSLGARRYLLPAALLKSGAQCRAILKAQRAQVAVGMGGYPSAPVIVGAKMAGLPSLIHESNAVPGRANQFAARLTPHIAVAFDRSRAHLSGGQDAVTTGMPIAASLAALDRPTLRAEARRALGVPPGARLVLVNGGSLGAARLTAAAVGLAGHWRDRLDVHLLIKTGPAQLADTQRQLSALPGARAVPYLDRMDLAYAAADLVVCRAGSATVAELAVTGVPAVLVPYPHAPGDHQTHNARVLSDAGAGLLVPDAEATAFRLAALIEPLLADPARLASMSGAADPGNHARAADLLAARVLELAAHPTSYAKEYHAA from the coding sequence ATGCGCACACCATTGTCAGTAGTGATCGGGGCGGGCGGTACCGGCGGGCACATCTACCCCGGGCTCGCACTCGCCGAGGCACTGCGCCGGGCCGTCCCCGACGCGGTGATCTCCTTCGTCGGTACGACCCGGGGCCTGGAGGGCGAGCTCATACCCGGCGCCGGGTACCACCTGCACACCGTCGACATGATTCCCTTCGACCCCTCGCTCGGCGCCCGGCGGTATCTGCTGCCCGCCGCGCTGCTGAAGTCGGGCGCGCAGTGCCGGGCCATCCTCAAGGCGCAGCGCGCCCAGGTCGCGGTCGGCATGGGCGGCTACCCGAGCGCGCCGGTCATCGTCGGCGCCAAGATGGCCGGGCTGCCCAGCCTGATCCACGAGTCCAACGCCGTGCCGGGGCGCGCCAACCAGTTCGCGGCGCGTCTGACCCCGCACATCGCGGTCGCCTTCGACCGCAGCCGCGCCCATCTGTCGGGCGGTCAGGACGCCGTCACCACCGGCATGCCCATCGCCGCCTCGCTCGCCGCGCTCGACCGGCCGACCCTGCGCGCCGAGGCCCGGCGGGCGCTCGGGGTGCCGCCCGGGGCGCGCCTCGTCCTCGTCAACGGCGGGAGCCTCGGCGCCGCCCGGCTCACGGCGGCGGCCGTCGGCCTTGCCGGACACTGGCGCGACCGGCTCGACGTCCACCTCCTCATCAAGACCGGTCCCGCCCAACTGGCCGACACCCAAAGGCAGTTGTCCGCGCTGCCCGGCGCGCGTGCCGTGCCCTACCTGGACCGGATGGACCTCGCCTACGCCGCCGCCGACCTGGTCGTGTGCCGGGCAGGCTCCGCAACCGTCGCCGAACTCGCCGTCACCGGCGTGCCCGCCGTCCTCGTGCCCTATCCGCACGCGCCCGGCGACCACCAGACCCACAACGCGCGGGTCCTCTCGGACGCGGGCGCGGGACTGCTCGTGCCGGACGCCGAGGCCACCGCGTTCCGCCTGGCCGCCCTCATCGAGCCGCTCCTCGCCGACCCGGCCCGGCTCGCCTCGATGAGCGGTGCCGCCGACCCCGGCAACCACGCCCGTGCCGCGGACCTGCTGGCCGCCCGGGTCCTCGAACTCGCCGCCCACCCGACCTCGTACGCCAAGGAGTACCACGCAGCATGA
- a CDS encoding response regulator transcription factor: MSTTRTFRILVVDDEPEVRAAVEDGLAVEGYEVRGAVDGLAALSEVAAWRPDAIILDVMMPVLDGLGVCRQLRAMGDRTPVLVLTALDSVSERVDGLEAGADDYLVKPFALDELIARVRALLRRAAADPAEPQELRYADLVLDPVAHTARRGERPIDFTRTEFALLELLMRNPGQVLPRELIHELVWGRDFGPDSNSLAVYVGYLRRKLETAGEPRLVHTVHGVGYRLDAS; the protein is encoded by the coding sequence ATGAGCACCACGCGCACGTTCAGAATTCTCGTCGTCGACGACGAGCCGGAGGTACGCGCGGCCGTCGAGGACGGCCTCGCGGTGGAGGGGTACGAGGTCCGGGGCGCGGTCGACGGGCTCGCGGCGCTCTCCGAGGTGGCCGCCTGGCGGCCGGACGCGATCATCCTGGACGTGATGATGCCGGTCCTGGACGGCCTCGGGGTGTGCCGCCAGCTGCGGGCGATGGGCGACCGCACTCCGGTGCTCGTGCTCACTGCGCTCGATTCGGTGAGCGAGCGGGTGGACGGTCTGGAGGCGGGCGCGGACGACTATCTGGTCAAGCCCTTCGCCCTGGACGAACTCATCGCCCGGGTACGGGCGTTGCTGCGGCGGGCGGCAGCCGATCCCGCCGAGCCGCAGGAGCTGCGGTACGCCGATCTGGTCCTGGACCCGGTCGCGCACACCGCCCGCCGGGGCGAGCGCCCGATCGACTTCACGCGCACCGAGTTCGCCCTGCTCGAACTGCTGATGCGCAACCCGGGGCAGGTGCTCCCGCGCGAGCTGATCCACGAGCTGGTGTGGGGGCGCGACTTCGGGCCCGACTCCAACTCCCTCGCCGTGTACGTGGGTTATCTGCGCCGCAAGCTGGAGACGGCGGGCGAGCCGCGCCTGGTCCACACGGTGCACGGCGTCGGCTACCGCCTGGACGCCTCGTGA